The following DNA comes from Pseudorasbora parva isolate DD20220531a chromosome 8, ASM2467924v1, whole genome shotgun sequence.
CTCTTCCTAAAATCTAATTTCTCTTTAAATAGAAATTCTAATTACCAGAGGGTACACAGAACACTTTTTCATctgatattaatattttatttcagcttgattcaattaactttttaaaaacagTTTCAATTAACAATAAGACTGCACTACATCTTATTTGAAAACCTGTGATTATAAATGATTGTGGTAAACTGTCTACACTAAAACTGTCTGcactaaaaaataaaaggttATGTTAAACTCACATTATCAAGTTCTTTCTGCGTCTCTTCCTCCATGCGGCGGATGTCCTCCATGGTCAGATTGATCCACCGGTCTATCCAGCAGAAGAGCTGCCTGTGAAAGTTGGTGAAGAGACGCTTCTCTTGCTGAAGTCAAACCAAACAAACATTAATGTTTCATGAGTCACAGCATTCAAAGGCCGACACACAAACACCAAGCCCTCTAATAAAATGAACAAACACTAACTGTTTATCTTTCTAAACTGCACCTCCATGATGGATGGACATTTTGTTGAGTCAAACTGAACACAGCGTGAGGTGTTTTATAGTTTTATACCCTGTGGATGAAACTCTCCACTTTATTCTGCAGGCCAAACCACTTGAACTTGACAGTGACTAGCTTATAGGCACACATATGAGGGCAGTCCGTCTTCTGAGGAAGTTCTTTCTGCAACACACAGGAACAAAGTTGATCAACTGCAGAACTATACAAAAAATACATCTAGAAACAATTAAAGAAAGCATACAGACCTTCCAGTCAGCTCCTAATGGCCCTCTACCAGTCTTCTGTGATTTAAATGTGGCTGGATCCTCGTCTGGTTTGTAGTCCTGTAAAGACGTTGAAACTCTCAGCAAGTCTCAAAGTTGGATCATGCATTGAAAGTAAACTCTCAGTTTTCTTTACCTTAGTGTCCACCTGTGATCTGTCAGCAATGTCAATGTGTACCACCTCCACCTTCTTCCACTGTTCAGGGTCAAGATTATGGACcttcaaaaaaacagaaaggACATGGTTGGATTCTTACAGAAACATGTCATTTAATATTGACTTCATTCTTGTTTTGGTGATATGCTTTAATCTGCAATGTCAACTGTCTACTCACATTTTCCTGTTCACCAAGGTCAGGTTTGTGCCACGTCTCAATCATGACTAGAAAATTGTCCTTCATGTACTCAttctaaaaaaacacacacaacagatTTGATATAAAgacacactactgttcaaagtctggggtcagtaagatttatttttatttagtaagAATTGATCAAGTCTTTTATAGTGTTACAAAAATAATTATACTTCAAATAAATTCTGGTCTTTTGAAagttctatttatcaaagaatcctgaaaagcgtttacacaaaaatattaagcagcccaactgttttcaacataaaaaaagaaatgtttcttgagcactaaACCATCataatagaatgatttctgaaggatcatgtgaaactgaagactggagtaattatgctACAAATGTAGCTTTGCCAtcccaggaataaattacattttgaaatatattaaaatagataagttattttaaattgtaataatatttcacaatattactgtttttactgtatttttgtcaaataaacacagccttggggagcagaagagacttttaaaaaaacatttaaaaaaaaaatcttacagaccccaaacttttgaagggTAGCTTATGGATATGGAAAAAACTGGTTtatgtattaaaatatttgttattgctgattatcattattattaatagtggaattaatagaaaatatttaatttagttacaCACGGGTGTCTCATACACTCACCGTAAGAACTGGAGAGATGAATGATGATGTAGGGGTTGCATGAAAAAGAggaaaaactgttttaaaagtGAATTTGCTCATTCCTATGAGTTGATTTTGCTCATTCCTATTCCTGTGTTTATGCTTCATGTATAATGCAATAATGCTTCATGTATTTTGTCCATTTAGCTCCAGGGCTAAGCTGTGTTCGGTACCTGTGCGACAGTAAGGATAAGCATTCCAGGCCTTCTCGTGGATATTCAGGGCAGAGGTAGGAGCCAGTAACCGTACAAAAGTTGGCACTTTACTGCATAAGACAGAGAAAATGagaatcccagaaaaaaaaactgagatGCAGACTATGACCAATTTCTGCTTGATGATGGCACATGGTATCATGATACCATGGCACTTGAAAATACACTACAACAATGAATAATTAAATATCATGATTGTTACCTCTGCAAGCGGTAGATCTTGTGTGTGTACTGTCCTTTCTCTCCATCCTCCTTCTCGTAAGGCTCGTTTTTCAGGACCTCCACCCCATCTCCACCTCCTGTCTCATTCTTACTAGCCTCTGCTACAGAGAACAGCTGACCCACCTGGTACTGTATGTGAGAGAATAATGTTAGCTTGACTTGGCCATATGCAAATTACAGTATAATGACAATCAAAACATGTCATGTCACTGCTGCGTACAGTTTTGGGAGAGGATTCAACATCTACATAAATAAATAGCCACAGGCTGGTGTGCCATAAACAAACAGTCACAATTATAGAGGAAGTGTTCAGACCCTATAATATGATAGTAGAAAATAGGGAAACTGAACCAACTTAGACGAACTTCTGCCCAAGACTAAAAACAGCAGGAATATAAAGATATTTGATCAGGTTTGGAAACTTTGCAAACAAATCCCAAACATTTTATTCTAATTCTGGAAGCAACAATATGTTTATTCTTAACAATATATTATTTGTAGTGCTGTTGAAACGATTAATTGcatctaaaataaaagtttgtgtttacataacgTGTGTACTGCGTATaagtattatgtatatataaatgcacACGCATGCATGAACAAtttgttatattatataaaatatttagatttatgTATGGTAAATGAATTATATGCAGTATATACActtgcaaatatttcttaaatatacacatgaattagtgtgtgtgtgtgtgtgtgtgtgtgtgtgtgtgtgtgtgtgtgtgtgtgtataatccAATaattttcacctcacagccggtggaagaGAGTCGGGATAGacctcgggcagaaatcatgttcataaaTGTGATTAATAACGTTAAtatagtatgaagcagagcaggaccgaatgttaaaggagctgagcaaggccgctggagcgattgttacgcaatACGCAGCTCGCGAGCAGCGAGACATTTATTATGGCGGGACAAAGTCACCGGCGCCATTTCCTCtgttccggtcatgagtatgagggaAGCTCTTTtagaagtccataaaaatgcatccagGATGTCCTCcaggaggttaataaatgccttttgAAGTGAATTGTtgcatttgtgtaaaaaaaaaaaatccatatttaaaactttataaagtaaagtttCGGCCGATTGCCTTCAGTTGAttgaaaaagtgttgaaagtgcctctgcagctCAAAGGCTTACGCAATCAGTTACGCTTGTCAGACTTTGCGTACGCATCTTGAACTCCAAGGCACATTCAACACTTTCCCACGGACGGCGATCAGCTGGAACTTTaatgaaaagttttaaatatggatatttttttcttaaatgtgGATATCTTTCCTCCCCCAaagccgtgtggagcacattatttgacggacagatgcctttttatggacttcaaaaacagagcaacaatccctgccattataaagcttgccttggattagccagaattttttttaaataactcaacttttattcgtctgaaagaagaatgttatacacacctaggatgacttgatatttcatgggctaattttcatttttgggtaaactatcccttaaaatgtttttgagcaTGTACAAAATCGATGATATCCATAAATAAAAACCTGTCAATTCCCTCAAATATAGGCTGATGAACAATAGCAAGGTACTAATATTGTGCATATTATATGATatagaaaacaacaacaaaaaactgacATCCAGACACAAATGAGTCATGTAGCTCCCAGCAGCCTCTGCTCTCTGACTACACCTACACTGGGCATGTCTACAAAACCAGCTTCCACAATGTAATATCCTCTGCGAGCTTCCTATTTCAGCTGATTGGGTAGTTTAATTCTCCACCAGTCTATATTATGCGGCACAGGTGAAGAGAAAGGAATGCAACTGCACATGCCAAACCTGTGTCTGTTTTTACTGCCGTTTAGCCAAGAACAACTGACTTTTTCAACTATTTCTTTTTCAAACACTACAGATACAGAACGATGGCTGCAAGACGCTCATATATCCAGGATAAAAACACACCGATCTGAATCAACAAATACTACAACAGCGAGGGCAAGAAATTACAGGGATAAACAAATTCAACCTTTGCTTGGTAAGCTGGAGCAAAGATGGTACACTTGATAATGTGTGATAAGCCTGGTCTCAGATTACAATTAGTTACAGAGCTGTCCTTGTCTACTGTATACTATAGAGGCATGCAGTTAACTAGGCCACTTTCACCCACACCTCAGTGTTTTTCAATTCATCATTTTGAATGTCTAAACTCATGCCCATCAGAACAGTCTGGGTGGAGTCTGGAAAACTGGAGACACAGAAAAAAACTGTCATCATGCCAAAATGCGTCGATGAGCCTGAGCCTCAAgaacttttttaatatataaatatacataacaAAGCAGCACCCCCTGTAAGTTAtcaagaaaagagaaaaatgtCAGTACATACCTCTTCAACAGAAATGGGCAAGACGACTCGACTGAAAGACAAAACAGAAAGGCAAAAATGCCATGGTGACCTTTGAACTCTTTGTTTAATCATAATCACATGGATTTTTGTATTCCACAAGCCCTGTTTTTATAGTCTGAAGACATATGAATTAATAATAACTTAGAAATTACAGCAATTTAGTTAGTTAAGAACTGAAGGTGCTTTATTTTGTACTCTGACCTGCCCATGTCCATGACCTGACCATGTCTTTTTGCAATCATGAAACAGCCATGTtctgttaatatattttataatgagTTTACTTTAGTGAGTGGTCTCAAACTAGAATAAGATATGGGTGAAATATGTGGCATAAACCAAAGTTAACAAAAAAGATAGATGTCTAAACAGAATCAAAGCTTGAGAGATTTGTATTACACCCAAGTGCAACAAAATACAAACACTTTAACAGTTAAACTGATGAACAAACGCATACTAATCTTTTAAAACCAGGATTACTTCCCACATTCTTCCCCACGATAATTCTCAGGTTTTCCATGACGTGTCTAATTAAAAGTTCTTAATCACCATATTCAGCCTACATCAAGTATTATAAAAGCCATTTTGGCTGTAATGACATCATAACGTCAACATGTCTAATTTTACAGTTCATATAGATCAGGCCGCATTTAATGTTCTTGTTATGTAAATAGTATTGTCACAATCTGTTAGAGGACTCATTCCTGAATATACACCATATACTTGCAGCACGTACTTTTAAGTGCACTTTGACGTGACGTGCACATCGGTGTTATGACGATTATGACGCGTGACCGGCAGAACGGTAGCATGTGACAATCACATTCATACTACCTGCAGGTTTGTAAGAGTTGTGTAACTTTACCAATTTCTTGCTTTCTTTCAATTTGCAAAGCAAATAAACTGATCAAAAATCATTTGGATTGACtggaataaaaaatatatgtaatcCGAAACAGGACAAAACATACAACTCTAgactttttatataatttacttAACGCCATAATTCATAAACATTCATAATTCATTAGTCAAAATAAAACCagcatatatatttaatttggcTGCTGCCGGCGAAATTACCAAACACGCGCCCCAAACTCAAGTTCAGCGCGAAACCGAAACTTCAGCTCAGTTAAATCTTACTAAATTACTTACAATTCCTTTATTAACATGTTATCTCCTTCGGCTCCGCGTGCCCAACATTCAAACTAGTTTAAAGAGGGTTTATTCTTCGTCTCGTTGGTCCTCCCGGCAGTAACTCGTTTGAGTTCAAGTTCCTGGATTTCTAATTTCTTTAAATTCATTTCCTGAAAGATGTCGACAGGACCGCCGCGTCGTCACGGCAACCACACCCACTAGAATGGAAAATGGGCCATGAGCGAATCTGATTGGTCAAGAGCCGCACATAGAAGCTTGCGACACACCCTGCACTGCTATTTAACTCCCGAGAGCAAACAACACACAGGTTTATAAAAACTGTGACTATGTCCACATGGATGTCAAGTAGATGTTCTTGTTCCGCTGGTTTTAAATTTAGGATGAGACCTCAACAGAAGGGATTTGGGTGTgaagttgttttttgttttaaatctaAGACTATCCTATCCCAGACCTGACTTTCCTGTCAGCCCAACGCTTATAGATAACTAGTCTTTCTCCATTCCAcgttcatttgtgttcagattAGTGCTAGGCATATACAGCACAATGTTTGTCATGAAAATGTTGTTCTTTATGCTAGTCCTAAAATATTTGATACAAAATTAAACTCACAATTTATAAACATGGAAATTTGTTTTTCTGTAGGCTATTTCAGTTATATGTACATTTCAGGTTTTATCCTGTTCGACATACCATTCTATGTCGTTTTATACTTATTTTAatcagaataaaataaaatatatatttttttaaacaagcttttttttttaaacacgcacacacacacacacacacacacacacacacacacacacacacacacacacacatacattttaaCTTGCACTCAATGACTTCGATAGGGGGGAAATAGTCTAGCATATGGAAGTCAATGCGTGCTGTCAACTGTTAccgacattctttaaaatatattcttttggAACAACAGGAGGGTGAGTAGGcctaaatgacaaaaaaaatatatatttttgggtatatccgtttaaaataaaaaaagataacaGCTCAAAACGTGGAGCTCTTTTAAACTTAAACCATGGACTCGAGTCGAACCTTCACCTGTCGACGACGCCACACTGCCATCTATTGTACAGTTTACATTACCcaaaaatacacaaacaaatatttcatacaaattagtttttatttctttttcacATATCTGATATTTGTTTggacatttattcaaaaaggtGCTATATAGTAATAGAATGACGTAACTCAAAAGCATAGTATAGTAAACCGcccacaaaaaaaagaaagaagagaaaATATGTACACATAACTAAAAACACAACCTACAAAGTATATAAATCAACAAAATAATCaacaaatgacaaaaaataCAATACAGTACAGAGAGAAAAAATTGGTGTTAAAGCTGATCTTTCCAATTTTCTTCCCCTAACATCTCTGTGCATGGACATCTTCCACACTCATACACGTACAATGGGGTATAATAACAACATTTAAAAGCAAAAATATGTGATTGTGACTACTGAGAAAAGAATGAAAATTAAAGGTATGGCAGTGAGGAAAAAGTGCTACTTCTTTAGTTCTGAGAGCAAATGTTTCACTCTCACATTCATTACGCTTAGTACAGTACTGCATTAGATTGGAATTCACTTGCAATATCCAGGCATGTTCAAGCCACCAAATGCAGTCCATCACAGACTCACGTCTAGCCTCAGCTCTGATGAAATATTCACAATATGTGTGACAGACGTTAAGTGGACATTGCTGGATGGATCTGACCTGTTCCTTTTCTAAGGGGGTCTTAAAATAAAGTCACATTTATTGCAACATGCACAAGTCCTCTTTACTCATCCAGGATCTTGTACAAATCTTTGTCTCAGTTACGGAGAGACacatctttttttccttttcaggtaggcttacaaagaAAATACTGTTAAAGTGAGTGAGGTTGTGACTTAACCCTAACCGTAACATCTTCAAATCAGTCTTTTGATGAGAAATGTTCAGTGATCTACACAAAACACAGTATCTACATCAACACTGAAATTCATGTTTAAAAGGTTTGTCAACtgattttacaatatttttacactgCTTTCGGAGCATAGTTGAGCCTAATCCATCTGTCACAGGACTAAAAGACCTGATTTTGCTCAATACGATGTATTTATCACGTTTTGTCGTTCACAATACTGGTCTGCAACCCATTACAAGCTACTAGAATATGGGTTTTCCAAAGGGATTGTCATCAAGCATGTCTCAAAAATCTCCCTTTTTTAATCGCTGTGAACTGAATTCAAGTTCTTATCATTACAAGGTGTCTTGAGTAGCTGTTGAGTAGCCAACTAAAATCTGTTTTTGGTTTCTGTATCATTTATTTGACCAACACAGAAACCTTGTTTTTTCTACTCTAATAAGCACCGTAGTTAAATGGTAACCAGACCAGAAAGCTTGAGCACATACACAAAAATCTTGTATCTTTTATGGCTATAACGGTTTTCGTGTACTGATGAGGTTGGAACAGAACGCATATACTCTGTAATGGCTAACGTAAGCACCTCTGTAATTATGAACCCTGTAGTGCAAGATATATATACGATAATGGCATCTAATCTCTTAACCGAGAGTACACTGTGTCTCATTTTTTGTACCCCTAAATGCACATACGTGACAAAGCAAAGCTTGCAGGTGAAATACATCTGATATGAAATACCCTGAATAATTGAATCAATaggaaaacaattttttttgtgctaACAAGTGAAGCTTTACCAGTAGTACTGCATGGGGAAGTGGTGTCGCATATAGGGTACGATCAGTGTGGAATAGTATTGCTGGTGAAGATCATTCACTCTTGTTTGAAATGTGAGGCTAAACCCCAACATACTGCTTTAACAGGAACCTTTTAGACCCACATGGCTTTAACAACCTTCTGAATGGACTGATATGTACAAAATACATCATCTCAGCCATAGATGTACTGGATTCTGCAGCCCAAAGCAAATAATAGCACAACTGTCATACTAAGATTTTAGTTTACATTAGCCTCAGGTGCCATGGTCCAAACGTCCTTTAAAATCAGCCCAGTTCAGAAAAGACTTCAGTTTCATGCTCATGCTGTCCAAAGCATGCTTGATTATAtgagattaaaatataaaatctgTCCACTTCCAATGAAGACCCATATGGGACAGATAACAAGCAGAATCGTTCTGCTTTAAGGTAGTTTGTCAAACCGCAATGGAGGGTCCTTGTCTCGCATTTCAGCAGCTTTTTGAGCTGAAAGAAACATAAAGTAAGTGAGGTAAAATTGCAGAAAATTTCTGAAACAAGCTTGGCCTCGAAGTTGAATACTAGTGACGTGTGTAATACTCTGTTCAGGAAGCATCGTCAGGCTTCCTCAAACCTGAGAGAatttgctttgtcttttgtaTCGTCGTGGTGTGAAATTCAAGAATCAAGCTAAAATTGCAAGAAAAGCGGGCCATTCTCATCTTTCTTGTCAGGCAGTACATAAAGACTTGATGTCCTTGTCTGTTTCAAGGACAAGGGCATCATTTTTTTTCTGCACCTGCTTTTCACAGTGTCCCTTCAGTCCATTGCATGTaaacgtgtgtttgtgtggcaCGTTGTGAGACTCTCGGTTGCTTTGGCtgtattttgtgtttgtgtgcctGTTGAGAATATGTGAGTATGTGTGTCAGACAGAAGAAGGGATCAGGGAGGTGTTTATCACTCTTTTTGTGAGCTGCAGTTCTCTTCCCCCCTTTCTCCCCATCTCTTCTTCCTCCTGCTCTCTCTTCCGACCGATG
Coding sequences within:
- the pitpnaa gene encoding phosphatidylinositol transfer protein, alpha a; this encodes MLIKEFRVVLPISVEEYQVGQLFSVAEASKNETGGGDGVEVLKNEPYEKEDGEKGQYTHKIYRLQSKVPTFVRLLAPTSALNIHEKAWNAYPYCRTVLTNEYMKDNFLVMIETWHKPDLGEQENVHNLDPEQWKKVEVVHIDIADRSQVDTKDYKPDEDPATFKSQKTGRGPLGADWKKELPQKTDCPHMCAYKLVTVKFKWFGLQNKVESFIHRQEKRLFTNFHRQLFCWIDRWINLTMEDIRRMEEETQKELDNMRENEPVKGMSAADE